The DNA segment GAAAGCGCCGCCCCGGCCGACGGCGGGCAGAACGACCATGGCGGCGATCGTGCAGGACCGCTACGGACCGGCGCCTGAGGGCGTCCTCCGGCTGGCGGAGATCGACCGGCCCACGATGCGGGATGACGAGGCCCTGGTCCGGGTGCACGCGGCCAGCGTGGACCGCGGTACCTGGCACATCATGGCCGGGCTGCCCTATCCGATCCGGCTCGCGGGTTTCGGCCTGCGCCGGCCGAAGTACGTCAACCCCGGCCGGAACCTGGCCGGGACGGTCGAGGCGGTCGGTGCCGGCCTGACCGGCTTCCGGCCCGGCGACGAGGTGTTCGGGATGTCCACCGGCACCTTCGCGGAGTACGCGGCCGTTCGGACCGGCAAGCTCGCCCGGAAGCCGGCGAACGTCTCCTTCGAGCAGGCGGCCGCCGTCCCGGTGTCCGGCGGCACGGCCCTGCAGGCTGTCCGGGACCGCGGTCACGTGCGGGCCGGCGAGAAGGTGCTGATCATCGGCGCGTCCGGCGGCGTGGGCAGCTTCGCGGTGCAACTCGCCAAGGCGTACGGCGCCGATGTCACCGCTGTGTGCGCGACAGCGAAAGTCGACCTGGTTCGCGGCCTGGGCGCCGACCGCGTCATCGACTACACCGTCGACGCCGTCACCGACGACGGTATCCGCTACGACGTGATCCTCGACATCGGCGGCAACACCCCGCTGTCCCGGCTCCGGCGGGCCCTCGCCCGGCGGGGACGGTTGGTCATCGTCGGCGGCGAGACCGACGGACGCCTGCTCGGCGGCAGCAGCCGGCAGGTCCGGGCGCAGCTGCTGTCCCCGTTCGTACGGCAGAGGCTGGGCACCTTCGTCGCGTCGGAGAAGTCCGCCGACCTGGACACTCTGCGCGACCTCATCGAGGCCGGCGCCGTCACCCCCGCCCTCGACCGGACCTATCCGCTCGCCGAGACCGCGGCGGCCATCCGGCACCTGCTGGACGGCCGGGCCCGCGGCAAGCTCGTCGTCTCCATCCCGACCCACAGTGCGCAGAACCCACACCCGGGGAGCACTCCGTGACCGAACACCGAACCGCCTATCCCGTCCGCGTCGACGCGACGCTGGAGCCGACCTCCCGCTGGCTGTGGCTGGTCAAATGGCTGCTGCTCGTCCCGCACTTCATCGTGCTGTTCTTCCTGTGGCTGGCGTTCTTCGCCGTCAGCGTCGTGGCGTTCTTCGCCATCCTGATCACCGGCCGGTATCCGCGGTCGCTGTTCGACTTCAACCTCGGCGTGCTGCGCTGGAACTGGCGGGTGAACTACTACGGCTACGGGGCTCTCGGCACCGACCGGTACCCGCCATTCACGCTCGCCGACGTGCCGGACTATCCGGCCCGCCTCGACCTCCCGTACCCGGAACGGCTGTCCCGGGGGCTGGTGCTGGTCAAGTGGTGGCTGCTGGCCCTGCCGCACTACATCATCCTGTCGGTATTCATCGGCGGCGGCCTCTGGGCCAGCAGCCGCGGCATGAGCGACGGCTGGAACAGCGGCTGGGAAGGCGGCGGACTCGTCGGCCTGCTCGTGCTGATCGCCGCGATCGCGCTGCTGTTCACCGGCCGCTATCCCGACTCCCTCTACCGCTTCGTCATGGGCATGGACCGCTGGTCGTTGCGGGTCGCCGCGTACGCCGGCCTCATGACCGACGCCTACCCACCCTTCCGGCTCGATCAGGGCGGCACCGACCCCGGCTCCCAGCCCGCCCTCCCGACCCCGCCGCCGCCGTCGGGGACTCCGGTCACGACCGGACCTGCCCCGGCCACTCCGGTCGGATAGGGAGGCGACGCGCTCGCTTGGGCGCTGCCCGCCAGCGGCGCGACACCGGGCCGGGCTCAGACCGGGTCAGTCCACCCTCAGCACGACCTTGCCGCCGACCCGGCGCTGTCTCACCGCATCGAGGGCCGGCGCCGGGTCGCGCCAGGACGCGACCAGCTCAACCTGCGGGTCCAGCCGGCCGGCGGCGACCAGCCGGCACAGCCGGCCCAGGTCGGCGGTGCCGCTGGCGTGGGCGGCCAGCTCGTCGGGCAGGTTCAGCGTGTAGATCCGGGCGCCCCATGCGCGGTCGAACCGGGCCGCTCGGAAGGTCACCGTCTCCGCGTCGTCCCGGGTGGCGAGGTTGACCAGCATCCCCCGGGGCGCGAGGTGCTCGATCGCGCGGCCGAACGTGTCGCCGCCGACGGCGTCCACGATCAGGTCGTGGTCGCCGTCGATCCGCTCGACCACCGCGGTCGCACCGAGCCGACCCAGCACCTCGCCGGACCGGCCGGCATCCCGGACCAGCGCGGTGACCTGGGCACCGCTGGCGTTCGCCAGCTGCACGGCGAACCGCCCGACACCGCCGCTCGCCCCGGTCACCAGCACCCGCTTGCCCAGCAGCAGGCCGCCGACCTCCAGCGACCGGAGCGCGGTCAGCCCGGCCGTCGGCAACGCGGCCGCCGACACGTCGGACACGTCGTCCGGGATCGGCGCGAGAACGGTGGTAGGGACCGCGGCGACCTGCGCCCACCCACCGGCCCGGACCAGCCCGGCCACCCGGGTACCGACCGGCGGCCCGCTGCCATCGGCCGCAGCCGCCGTGACCACCCCGGCCAGATCCCAGCCCAGCCGCGCCCCCCGCAGCCGGCCGGGCAGGTCGACAACCTCGCCCCGGTTCAGCGCGACCGCGTGCACGGCGACCAGCGCCTGGTCCGGCAGCGGCGTCGGCGCCGCAACGTCGCTCATCGTGACGTACGGCGGGGTCCCTGTTGCTATGAGCGCAAGCACCCATCCACCCTTGCCCGTCGCAACAACCCCGTGGTGGACGCCACTCCCGCACACCCCGGCGGATGAGTGCATCGCGGGTCGGCCGGCTCCGCGCCGGCTGCTCCTGCGGCCTCGGCCGTACGCAGCGGCGGGGCGCTGCGGGCAGCGGCGGCCGAGCATCTCGGCGATCAGCGCAAGTCAGTGTGCCGGTTGATCCCGTTCCACGTCCGGGCCGGTCAGGACGGGAGTGTCTCGGCCACCCTTGCCAGGAGGGTGGCCAGCTCACGGCGTTCGCGGGCGTCGAGGCCGGCCAGTAGCCTCGCCTCGTTGGCCAGGTGGGTGCCGATCAGCTCATCGGTGAGGCGCACGCCTTCCGGCTCCAGAGTCACCAGCCGGCCGCGGGCGTCCGACGCCGAGACCGTACGGCGGACGAGCCCGCGCATCTCCAGGCGGTCGATCCGTTTGGTGACGGCACCGGTCGTCACGAGCAACGCGGTGCTCAGCTCTCCTGGGGTGAGCGTGA comes from the Mycobacteriales bacterium genome and includes:
- a CDS encoding NAD(P)-dependent alcohol dehydrogenase yields the protein MAAIVQDRYGPAPEGVLRLAEIDRPTMRDDEALVRVHAASVDRGTWHIMAGLPYPIRLAGFGLRRPKYVNPGRNLAGTVEAVGAGLTGFRPGDEVFGMSTGTFAEYAAVRTGKLARKPANVSFEQAAAVPVSGGTALQAVRDRGHVRAGEKVLIIGASGGVGSFAVQLAKAYGADVTAVCATAKVDLVRGLGADRVIDYTVDAVTDDGIRYDVILDIGGNTPLSRLRRALARRGRLVIVGGETDGRLLGGSSRQVRAQLLSPFVRQRLGTFVASEKSADLDTLRDLIEAGAVTPALDRTYPLAETAAAIRHLLDGRARGKLVVSIPTHSAQNPHPGSTP
- a CDS encoding DUF4389 domain-containing protein: MTEHRTAYPVRVDATLEPTSRWLWLVKWLLLVPHFIVLFFLWLAFFAVSVVAFFAILITGRYPRSLFDFNLGVLRWNWRVNYYGYGALGTDRYPPFTLADVPDYPARLDLPYPERLSRGLVLVKWWLLALPHYIILSVFIGGGLWASSRGMSDGWNSGWEGGGLVGLLVLIAAIALLFTGRYPDSLYRFVMGMDRWSLRVAAYAGLMTDAYPPFRLDQGGTDPGSQPALPTPPPPSGTPVTTGPAPATPVG
- a CDS encoding zinc-binding dehydrogenase, whose protein sequence is MLALIATGTPPYVTMSDVAAPTPLPDQALVAVHAVALNRGEVVDLPGRLRGARLGWDLAGVVTAAAADGSGPPVGTRVAGLVRAGGWAQVAAVPTTVLAPIPDDVSDVSAAALPTAGLTALRSLEVGGLLLGKRVLVTGASGGVGRFAVQLANASGAQVTALVRDAGRSGEVLGRLGATAVVERIDGDHDLIVDAVGGDTFGRAIEHLAPRGMLVNLATRDDAETVTFRAARFDRAWGARIYTLNLPDELAAHASGTADLGRLCRLVAAGRLDPQVELVASWRDPAPALDAVRQRRVGGKVVLRVD
- a CDS encoding MarR family transcriptional regulator, whose translation is MAEIVAQWGRERPDLDASPLLVIGRMARLTQLFEPRLRPPFAAAGLGNGDFDVLAALRRSGHPFTLTPGELSTALLVTTGAVTKRIDRLEMRGLVRRTVSASDARGRLVTLEPEGVRLTDELIGTHLANEARLLAGLDARERRELATLLARVAETLPS